The following are from one region of the Betaproteobacteria bacterium genome:
- a CDS encoding energy transducer TonB, producing MHDTAALVARGALWARPEHEDRSALPLWKAAALAALLEVLLPVLVFGVDWTFLPKWEEPPPAKMMIVELRDPPPLEPPPPEKPKKADRLPLTPIELPKPLPGEKPSKIQFPAPVELKPEPKPEPEEPEPEPEPEPEAPLLPSVFQEARRVKKVRIKYPQEAQSQHIQGHVKVRLTVSAEGIVTDAVVLAAEPPGVFEEAVLEGVRQYVFKKDGTSYQANQEVIFKIDE from the coding sequence GTGCACGATACGGCGGCGCTGGTGGCGCGCGGGGCCCTGTGGGCGCGCCCGGAACACGAAGACCGAAGTGCGCTGCCATTGTGGAAAGCGGCGGCCCTCGCCGCTTTGCTCGAAGTGTTGCTTCCCGTCTTGGTGTTTGGCGTGGATTGGACTTTCTTGCCCAAGTGGGAGGAGCCCCCGCCCGCCAAAATGATGATCGTGGAGTTACGCGATCCGCCGCCGCTGGAACCGCCGCCACCGGAGAAGCCGAAGAAGGCCGATCGCCTACCGCTAACTCCCATCGAGTTGCCCAAACCCTTGCCTGGGGAAAAGCCATCCAAGATCCAATTCCCCGCACCGGTGGAGTTGAAACCGGAACCCAAGCCCGAGCCTGAAGAGCCCGAACCTGAACCCGAGCCGGAACCAGAAGCCCCGCTGCTTCCCTCTGTGTTTCAAGAAGCCAGGCGGGTTAAGAAAGTCCGCATCAAATATCCCCAAGAAGCCCAGAGCCAGCACATCCAGGGCCACGTGAAAGTGCGGCTGACGGTTTCAGCCGAAGGCATCGTGACGGATGCGGTCGTGCTTGCCGCCGAACCGCCAGGTGTGTTCGAAGAAGCCGTGCTGGAAGGCGTGCGCCAATATGTGTTCAAAAAAGACGGGACGAGTTACCAGGCGAATCAAGAGGTGATATTCAAGATTGATGAGTGA
- a CDS encoding biopolymer transporter ExbD, whose amino-acid sequence MMRSRPGYFEAHRPRVEVIPMIDIMMFLLVFFVVISLRMIAGTGVAMELPGSATTQQIKSSSVTVGVTKTGETAVEGKPLSADALRAKLAALKPPVEVVLAGDKDVSLQALLSVMDIVRGAGITTVGIAAKADKK is encoded by the coding sequence GTGATGCGCTCGCGTCCTGGGTACTTCGAGGCACACCGTCCGCGGGTGGAAGTCATTCCCATGATCGACATCATGATGTTCCTGCTGGTGTTCTTCGTGGTGATCTCCCTCAGAATGATCGCGGGCACGGGCGTGGCGATGGAGTTGCCCGGCTCCGCCACCACGCAGCAGATCAAGTCCTCCTCGGTGACGGTGGGCGTGACCAAGACTGGCGAGACCGCGGTCGAAGGCAAACCGCTCTCCGCGGATGCCCTACGCGCCAAACTCGCCGCCCTCAAGCCGCCGGTGGAAGTCGTGCTGGCCGGCGACAAGGATGTGTCCTTGCAGGCCCTGCTCAGTGTGATGGACATCGTGCGCGGTGCCGGCATCACCACCGTGGGCATCGCGGCGAAAGCGGACAAGAAGTAA
- a CDS encoding MotA/TolQ/ExbB proton channel family protein, which produces MIEKLIHLSVMSGGLLPLMALVLLVTLAVIIERTYFFHRVLKTGQAMEHDLQLVEYQNAEKLQTLAAHYEGSLQRSLISSALACRGEDAQTMDRHIEESIMWQLPKIDKHVWVLDTAVTLAPLMGLLGTIIGMVHAFDILGTSGAGGAATQMVTGGIAEALVATGAGLLIAIIAVLFLNHFNKRIRLAAHQMDLLKVMLINRFYGGGSAHHGVPVREAHAASVSAIKAGRA; this is translated from the coding sequence ATGATAGAAAAACTCATCCACTTGAGCGTCATGTCAGGCGGCTTGCTGCCCTTGATGGCGCTGGTGCTGCTGGTCACTCTGGCGGTCATCATCGAGCGCACTTACTTTTTTCACCGGGTGCTGAAAACCGGCCAGGCCATGGAGCACGATCTGCAACTCGTGGAATACCAGAACGCGGAGAAACTCCAGACTCTCGCGGCCCACTACGAAGGCTCCTTGCAACGCTCGCTTATTTCCTCGGCGCTCGCGTGCCGGGGAGAAGACGCGCAGACCATGGACCGCCACATCGAGGAATCCATCATGTGGCAGTTGCCCAAGATCGACAAGCACGTGTGGGTGCTGGACACGGCCGTGACGCTGGCACCGCTGATGGGTTTGCTAGGCACCATCATCGGCATGGTGCACGCCTTCGACATCCTGGGCACCTCCGGCGCGGGGGGCGCTGCCACGCAGATGGTCACCGGAGGTATCGCCGAGGCCTTGGTGGCCACGGGTGCCGGCCTTCTCATCGCCATCATCGCGGTATTGTTCCTCAACCACTTCAATAAGCGAATCCGCTTGGCCGCGCATCAGATGGACTTGCTTAAGGTGATGCTCATCAACCGCTTCTACGGCGGCGGCTCGGCCCATCACGGCGTGCCCGTGCGCGAAGCTCACGCGGCGAGCGTGAGCGCCATCAAAGCGGGGAGGGCATAG
- a CDS encoding transporter substrate-binding domain-containing protein, which translates to MIRVFTVMLLWVAASSFISEVRAQEVFELQPEYVYGKNRKPKMGYRKPEVFDPLSDEFYQSGYRDFPAIPDELKEVDAMTRTQKMGRILVCADGWFWPFSRTARKNEPAGIDIEIMQAVAKRNNWDISINWANTGTRFGQGPAFHATIDRGVCDVFVGLTITGEDQHLTRHAMLFSIPYMSSGFVLVTQGPAKDVKILDDVKARGIKIGVPVYSPIYRYVQDNGFEYEGFYQSHMVIEALLKGQVNVAMIWSGAVSRARLEHPEAEFEMVKGYEPMAEMRWNSAWGVKQKEVELMQFLNVALAQMVKSGEIRRIVERYGMPYMPPF; encoded by the coding sequence ATGATTCGAGTTTTCACGGTAATGCTACTTTGGGTAGCGGCGAGTTCTTTTATCTCCGAAGTGCGCGCGCAAGAAGTATTCGAACTGCAACCGGAGTACGTCTACGGCAAGAACCGCAAGCCCAAGATGGGCTACCGCAAACCGGAGGTTTTCGATCCGCTCTCCGACGAGTTCTACCAATCCGGTTACCGCGACTTCCCGGCCATCCCCGATGAATTGAAGGAGGTGGACGCCATGACGCGCACCCAGAAAATGGGCCGCATACTGGTGTGCGCCGATGGTTGGTTCTGGCCTTTCTCGCGCACGGCGCGCAAGAACGAGCCCGCCGGCATCGACATCGAGATCATGCAGGCCGTCGCCAAAAGAAATAATTGGGATATCAGCATCAACTGGGCGAATACGGGGACGCGTTTCGGCCAAGGCCCCGCCTTTCATGCCACCATAGACCGCGGCGTGTGCGATGTCTTCGTCGGCTTGACCATCACCGGCGAGGACCAGCATCTCACGCGCCACGCCATGCTGTTCTCCATTCCCTACATGAGTTCGGGTTTCGTGCTGGTGACGCAAGGGCCCGCGAAAGACGTCAAGATCTTGGACGATGTGAAAGCGCGCGGCATCAAGATCGGCGTGCCCGTGTATTCGCCCATCTACCGGTATGTGCAGGACAATGGGTTCGAGTACGAGGGCTTCTACCAGAGCCACATGGTCATCGAAGCCTTGCTCAAAGGCCAGGTGAACGTCGCGATGATCTGGTCCGGCGCGGTATCCCGGGCGCGGCTCGAACATCCCGAAGCGGAATTCGAAATGGTGAAGGGGTACGAGCCCATGGCGGAAATGCGCTGGAACAGTGCATGGGGAGTGAAGCAGAAGGAAGTGGAACTCATGCAATTCCTTAACGTGGCCTTGGCCCAAATGGTCAAGTCCGGCGAGATCCGCCGCATCGTGGAGCGCTACGGCATGCCTTACATGCCGCCTTTTTAG
- a CDS encoding YgiQ family radical SAM protein → METPAPLRAPRALFSYRKHWAQRFGVAPFLPMTREEMDALGWDSCDVIIVTGDAYLDHPSFGMALVGRLLEAQGFRAGIISQPDWHSADPFRALGKPNLFFGVTAGNMDSMVNRYTADRKIRSDDAYTPHAAPNKRPDYAVNVYAHRCREAYSDSNIIAGSIEASLRRIAHYDYWTDKVRRSALADSKADLLIFGNAERALVEVAHRIAKGERARDIRDVRGTAFMVPRGWRPAEDWAEVDSTQLDKPGRIEPHVDPYAMEGGNEGGGRGEGRGGKSPSPLSPLPGGDWKGPSPLAPLPGGEGKVVAVPVRFMPRAEKLAARKAERAKQVVRLPSYEQVKDDAVLYAHTSRVFHLESNPGNARALVQGHGERDVWLNPPPIPLTTEEMDGVYGLPYARAPHPSYGNAKIPAWEMIRFSVNIMRGCFGGCTFCSITEHEGRIIQSRSESSILREIEEIRDKTPGFTGVISDLGGPTANMYRMACKDPKIESSCRRLSCVYPGICENLNTDHAPLISLYRKARALPGVKKITIGSGLRYDLAVRSPEYVKELVTHHVGGYLKIAPEHTETGPLSKMMKPGIGAYEKFKEMFEKFSKEAGKEQYLIPYFIAGHPGTSDEDMMNLALWLKRNKFRPDQVQTFLPTPMALATAMWRSGKNPLRKVTPESEDVAIVKSGRARRLHKAFLRYHDPENWPLLREALRNMGRADLIGRSKHHLVPPTQPLGMPPEKRLARPRSSGFGTHTPVRAKPR, encoded by the coding sequence TTGGAAACTCCTGCCCCCCTTCGTGCCCCGCGCGCCTTGTTTTCCTACCGGAAGCACTGGGCCCAGCGCTTCGGTGTCGCGCCCTTTCTCCCCATGACGCGGGAGGAAATGGATGCGCTCGGCTGGGATTCTTGCGATGTGATCATCGTGACCGGGGACGCCTATCTGGATCACCCGAGCTTCGGCATGGCCTTGGTGGGCCGCTTATTGGAAGCGCAGGGGTTTCGGGCCGGTATCATCTCCCAGCCCGATTGGCACTCGGCGGATCCCTTCCGCGCCCTCGGTAAACCGAACCTGTTCTTCGGCGTGACGGCGGGCAACATGGATTCCATGGTGAACCGCTATACCGCGGACCGGAAAATCCGCTCGGACGATGCTTACACTCCCCATGCGGCGCCCAACAAGCGGCCCGACTACGCGGTAAACGTGTACGCGCACCGTTGCCGCGAGGCTTATTCGGACAGCAACATCATTGCCGGCAGCATCGAAGCCAGCCTGCGCCGCATCGCGCATTACGATTACTGGACCGACAAGGTGCGCCGCTCCGCGCTGGCGGATTCCAAGGCGGACCTTCTGATCTTCGGCAATGCCGAGCGTGCATTGGTGGAGGTGGCGCACCGCATCGCCAAGGGCGAGCGCGCGCGCGATATCCGCGACGTTCGCGGTACGGCCTTCATGGTGCCGCGCGGCTGGCGGCCAGCCGAGGATTGGGCCGAGGTGGATTCCACTCAGTTGGACAAGCCTGGGCGGATCGAGCCCCATGTGGATCCTTATGCCATGGAGGGGGGCAATGAGGGAGGCGGGAGGGGGGAGGGGCGAGGAGGAAAATCTCCCTCACCCCTTTCCCCTCTCCCGGGGGGAGATTGGAAAGGGCCCTCACCCCTAGCCCCTCTCCCGGGGGGAGAGGGGAAGGTTGTGGCGGTGCCGGTGCGGTTCATGCCCAGGGCCGAGAAGTTGGCGGCGCGCAAGGCGGAGCGGGCGAAGCAGGTGGTGCGGCTACCTTCATACGAACAGGTGAAGGATGATGCGGTGTTGTACGCTCACACCTCGCGCGTGTTTCATCTGGAATCCAATCCGGGCAATGCGCGTGCCTTGGTGCAAGGCCATGGCGAGCGCGATGTGTGGTTGAACCCGCCGCCCATTCCGCTTACCACGGAGGAGATGGATGGCGTGTACGGATTACCCTACGCGCGCGCGCCTCATCCGAGTTATGGCAACGCCAAAATTCCCGCGTGGGAGATGATTCGCTTCTCCGTGAACATCATGCGCGGATGTTTCGGTGGCTGCACGTTTTGCTCCATCACGGAACACGAAGGGCGCATCATCCAGAGCCGCTCGGAGAGTTCCATATTGCGCGAGATCGAAGAGATCCGCGACAAGACACCCGGCTTCACCGGCGTGATTTCCGATCTGGGCGGGCCCACGGCCAACATGTACCGCATGGCGTGCAAGGATCCGAAAATAGAATCTTCTTGCCGCCGTTTGTCGTGCGTATACCCGGGAATTTGCGAGAACTTGAATACGGATCACGCGCCGCTGATCTCGCTTTACCGCAAGGCGCGTGCATTGCCCGGCGTCAAGAAAATCACCATCGGCTCCGGATTGCGTTACGACTTGGCCGTGCGTTCGCCGGAGTACGTGAAGGAACTGGTGACGCATCATGTCGGCGGTTATCTCAAGATCGCGCCGGAGCACACGGAGACCGGCCCGCTTTCGAAAATGATGAAGCCGGGCATTGGCGCCTACGAGAAGTTCAAGGAGATGTTCGAGAAATTTTCCAAGGAAGCGGGCAAGGAGCAATACCTCATTCCCTACTTCATCGCCGGGCATCCGGGCACCAGCGATGAGGACATGATGAACTTGGCCCTATGGTTGAAGCGCAATAAATTTCGCCCGGACCAAGTGCAGACTTTTCTCCCGACCCCCATGGCGCTAGCCACTGCCATGTGGCGCTCTGGCAAGAACCCGCTGCGCAAGGTGACGCCGGAAAGCGAGGATGTCGCCATCGTGAAAAGCGGCCGCGCGCGGCGGCTGCATAAGGCGTTCTTGCGTTACCACGACCCGGAGAATTGGCCCCTATTGCGGGAGGCCTTGCGCAACATGGGGCGCGCGGACTTAATCGGCCGCTCGAAGCACCACTTGGTGCCGCCCACGCAACCGCTTGGCATGCCGCCAGAGAAACGTCTCGCAAGACCACGTTCAAGTGGATTTGGAACTCATACTCCCGTACGGGCAAAGCCGCGTTAG